A single region of the Leptodactylus fuscus isolate aLepFus1 chromosome 5, aLepFus1.hap2, whole genome shotgun sequence genome encodes:
- the LOC142204722 gene encoding E3 ubiquitin-protein ligase Rnf220-like: MESTPGLINPLTSQALLVMATSAEGPLGVAQQPPHYTVPIGMDKPPQMTYLSPAYPLLYPPQEHLNSACAPQLLSLSHQYGHPRLDRGGVGVLGYSALHPFAAFRLPESVERLQAGFMNPKRLKGDADPSQLHYLPMETGLESSHVSTGPVMAPTSHRSSPKLRASSHKRDKKSPLSLPLLCPLCHKHLQKDELSHHLQHEMEQLTHLSDSEVDATPESSTNFTQSPQQGRDTRSDSPLMTSEDGQKLDRQQIFQQVRWNREERLGARAGRCKRARLNIEEPLRGVPADSEATEDHRWDDEVRSPEKASSHGTGCRGSPGISSPSHSEDSDSEEMPASSHTNEESLEALREKIQELTDKLKNTHTCHICLDAYTVPVASIQCWHIHCEGCWLRALGSKKLCPQCNTITSPSDLRRVYL, from the exons ATGGAGAGCACTCCAGGCTTGATTAACCCACTAACATCTCAAGCACTCTTGGTGATGGCCACCTCTGCAGAAGGTCCTCTTGGAGTGGCCCAACAACCTCCTCACTATACAGTACCAATTGGCATGGACAAACCCCCACAGATGACCTACCTGAGCCCGGCCTACCCTCTACTTTACCCACCACAAGAACATTTGAATTCTGCCTGTGCCCCGCAACTCCTTTCTCTTTCTCATCAATACGGACACCCACGTCTGGACCGCGGAGGAGTAGGAGTTTTGGGTTACAGTGCTCTGCACCCTTTTGCTGCTTTTCGCCTTCCTGAAAGTGTGGAAAGACTTCAAGCTGGCTTTATGAACCCTAAAAGGCTGAAGGGAGATGCAGACCCTTCTCAGCTACATTACCTTCCCATGGAAACAGGACTGGAAAGTTCTCATGTATCTACAGGACCAGTGATGGCACCAACATCGCACAGGAGCTCCCCAAAACTGAGAGCAAGTTCTCACAAGAGAG ATAAAAAGAGCCCCCTATCGTTACCTCTCTTGTGTCCTCTGTGCCATAAACATCTCCAGAAAGATGAGCTCTCACACCATCTACAACACGAAATGGAACAACTGACTCATCTGTCTGACAG TGAAGTTGATGCTACACCAGAATCCTCCACCAACTTTACCCAG TCCCCACAGCAAGGACGAGACACCCGCAGTGACTCACCACTCATGACCtcagaagatggacagaagctggACAGGCAACAG ATTTTTCAGCAGGTTAGATGGAACAGAGAAGAGCGATTGGGAG CAAGGGCGGGAAGGTGTAAGAGAGCTCGGCTGAATATTGAGGAG CCTCTGAGGGGCGTTCCAGCAGACAGCGAGGCCACAGAGGATCACCGCTGGGATGATGAGGTGCGGAGTCCGGAAAAAGCATCTTCTCATGGAACAG GTTGTAGGGGATCTCCAGGAATCAGCTCACCTAGTCACAGTGAAGACTCCGACAGTGAGGAGATGCCAGCTTCTTCCCATACAAA TGAAGAGAGTTTGGAAGCTCTTCGAGAGAAGATCCAAGAACTGACTGACAAACTGAAAAACACGCACACCTGTCACATCTGCCTG GATGCTTACACGGTCCCTGTTGCGTCTATCCAATGCTGGCACATACACTGTGAGGGTTGCTGGTTAAGAGCACTG GGATCAAAGAAGCTTTGTCCTCAGTGTAACACGATCACATCCCCCAGTGACCTCCGTCGAGTTTACCTGTGA